From a region of the Chlorocebus sabaeus isolate Y175 chromosome 23, mChlSab1.0.hap1, whole genome shotgun sequence genome:
- the MFAP3 gene encoding microfibril-associated glycoprotein 3, translating to MKLHCCLFTLVASIIVPAAFVLEDVNFNQMVSLEANRSSYNASFPSSFELSASSHSDDDVIIAKEGTSVSIECLLTARHYEDVHWHNSKGQQLDGRGRGGKWLVSDNFLNITNVAFDDRGLYTCFVTSPIRASYSVTLRVIFTSGDMSVYYMIVCLIAFTITLILNVTRLCMMSSHLRKTEKAINEFFRTEGAEKLQKAFEIAKRIPIITSAKTLELAKVTQFKTMEFARYIEELARSVPLPPLILNCRAFVEEMFEAVRVDDPDDLGERIKERPALNAQGGIYVINPEMGRSNSPGGDSDDGSLNEQGQEIAVQVSVHLQSETKSIDTESQGSSHFSPPDDMGSAESNSNYKDGAYENYQL from the exons atGAAGCTACATTGTTGCTTATTCACTTTAGTGGCAAGTATTATTGTGCCAGCTGCTTTTGTTTTGGAAGATGTGAACTTCAACCAAATGGTTTCACTGGAAGCAAATCGTAGTTCTTACAATGCATCCTTTCCCTCAAGCTTTGAACTCTCAGCAAGTTCCCACTCGGATGATGATGTCATCATAGCCAAAGAGGGAACTAGCGTTTCAATTGAGTGTCTTCTCACAGCCCGTCACTATGAAGATGTCCATTGGCACAATTCAAAAGGACAGCAACTggatggcagaggcagag GTGGAAAGTGGTTGGTTTCTGATAACTTCCTAAACATCACCAATGTAGCTTTTGATGACCGTGGGCTCTATACCTGTTTTGTCACCTCTCCAATTCGTGCCTCCTACTCTGTCACCCTACGTGTTATCTTCACCTCGGGAGACATGAGTGTCTATTACATGATTGTTTGCTTGATTGCCTTTACAATCACACTCATCTTGAATGTCACACGGCTATGCATGATGAGCAGCCATCTTCGCAAGACTGAGAAGGCCATCAATGAGTTCTTTAGAACTGAAGGGGCTGAGAAACTTCAGAAGGCCTTTGAGATTGCAAAACGTATCCCCATCATTACCTCAGCCAAAACTCTGGAGCTCGCCAAAGTCACACAATTTAAGACCATGGAGTTTGCTCGTTATATTGAAGAACTGGCAAGAAGTGTCCCTCTTCCACCTCTTATTCTAAACTGTCGAGCCTTTGTTGAGGAGATGTTTGAGGCTGTGCGAGTGGATGACCCTGATGACCTGGGTGAAAGAATTAAAGAGAGACCTGCCCTGAATGCTCAAGGTGGCATCTATGTCATTAACCCAGAGATGGGACGGAGTAATTCACCAGGAGGAGATTCAGATGATGGCTCTCTGAATGAACAAGGCCAGGAAATAGCAGTTCAGGTTTCTGTCCACCTTCAATCAGAAACCAAAAGTATTGATACAGAGTCTCAAGGCAGCAGTCATTTCAGTCCGCCTGATGATATGGGATCTGCAGAATCTAACTCTAACTACAAAGATGGGGCATATGAAAACTATCAGTTATAA